The Anaeromusa acidaminophila DSM 3853 genome has a segment encoding these proteins:
- a CDS encoding metallophosphoesterase family protein, with amino-acid sequence MAREKGLSRREFLNKTAMGGLALATILDGSFLLSDRVAAAGLSVGRDIQPLWESASRKNKIVVVSDLHFGIDDGFAETVHNKALFVEFLQKLQQTTDVRELVIAGDFLDEWYLPLNYGPVNDFQDFFYQVAMNNQTVIEALKQVMQAGIKLVYVIGNHDMNMAPGLLSRLLPGIVEIHDAKGIGRYITGDRGEIVIEHCHRYDPYSAPDRVSNRELCQSDATMYPPGYFYARMAASWVTDGRPKIKKNYPVLTKVPDATNTDQTGAYVYAKILEGLFNKITVRSAFEDKVFAVNTCGFHGSYSLKDMYPVEQPDGTISAPLLFRHFQRSWEARQEMNDVWVKSPFKEAGAGAVAHKYFYSCAGKQYLDRKDASYDVVVFGHTHVPDFQQNGNKFYINSGTWVDHNTDYPQATRTFAVVETGEVNHAVLYAYREDGSLHDVSLQAGNVKR; translated from the coding sequence ATGGCAAGAGAAAAAGGATTATCCAGGCGAGAGTTTTTGAACAAGACAGCTATGGGCGGGCTGGCGCTGGCGACCATTCTTGACGGATCTTTTTTATTGTCTGACCGTGTTGCGGCTGCAGGGTTGAGCGTTGGACGAGATATTCAACCACTGTGGGAATCGGCTAGTCGAAAAAATAAAATTGTTGTCGTAAGCGATTTGCACTTTGGCATTGACGATGGTTTTGCTGAAACGGTTCATAACAAGGCGCTTTTTGTTGAATTTCTGCAGAAGCTGCAGCAGACGACCGATGTAAGAGAGCTGGTTATTGCCGGTGATTTCCTTGATGAATGGTATTTGCCGCTAAATTATGGTCCGGTAAATGATTTCCAAGACTTTTTTTATCAGGTAGCGATGAATAACCAGACGGTTATCGAGGCGCTAAAGCAAGTGATGCAGGCTGGCATCAAGCTTGTCTATGTCATCGGCAACCATGACATGAATATGGCGCCCGGCCTATTGAGCCGACTGCTTCCTGGTATTGTCGAAATTCATGATGCGAAAGGGATTGGGAGGTATATTACCGGGGATCGCGGAGAAATTGTCATTGAGCATTGCCATCGTTATGATCCGTACTCAGCTCCTGACCGGGTGTCGAATCGGGAGCTATGTCAAAGTGACGCCACGATGTATCCGCCAGGCTACTTCTACGCTCGTATGGCCGCCAGCTGGGTTACGGACGGCAGACCCAAGATAAAAAAGAACTATCCAGTGCTTACAAAGGTTCCGGATGCAACAAATACGGATCAAACGGGCGCCTACGTGTATGCCAAAATATTGGAGGGCTTATTTAACAAGATCACGGTACGAAGTGCTTTTGAAGACAAAGTGTTTGCAGTAAATACTTGTGGTTTCCATGGCAGCTATTCCCTGAAAGACATGTACCCAGTGGAGCAGCCTGACGGAACGATTTCCGCTCCTCTGTTGTTCCGGCATTTTCAGCGTTCTTGGGAAGCACGGCAGGAAATGAATGATGTATGGGTGAAGAGTCCTTTTAAAGAAGCGGGAGCCGGTGCCGTGGCGCATAAATATTTTTATAGCTGCGCTGGAAAGCAATACTTAGATCGTAAAGATGCCTCCTATGATGTGGTGGTGTTTGGACATACGCATGTTCCGGATTTTCAGCAAAATGGCAATAAATTTTATATCAATTCAGGGACTTGGGTAGATCACAACACGGACTATCCACAGGCTACAAGAACTTTTGCGGTCGTTGAAACGGGCGAGGTAAACCATGCCGTTTTATATGCATACCGGGAAGATGGTTCGTTGCATGATGTATCATTACAGGCGGGGAACGTGAAGCGATGA